A genomic stretch from Setaria viridis chromosome 1, Setaria_viridis_v4.0, whole genome shotgun sequence includes:
- the LOC117841382 gene encoding DEAD-box ATP-dependent RNA helicase 1, whose translation MVAMARKDEEEGPADRVPHLPWMRYPVDIDAFSGCPVAKLPRLDPRLAEAVQRMGIESFFPVQEAAWVETVGPGAFERDVCINSPTGSGKTLAYALPIVQMLSTRKVRCLRALIVLPTRDLALQVKEVFDAIAPVVGLSVGSAVGQSSIADEVSNLVRKPKQELYPTIDEEYVKMEPQTKVDILVATPGRLMDHINMTNGFSLEHLQYLVIDETDRMLREAYQSWLPTVIQLTHSIGQDRSWHDTDGKTLLHPLTTIRRLGVERGFKGKCHPRLAKIVLSATLTQDPSKLSQLELHHPLLLNSGNKRYRIPTKLESYKLICKSNLKPLSLIVLLQELQGNKCLVFTSSVESSHRLSTLLGFFEDLPFKFSEYSRLQRESTRRKTLEAFKEGEIDVLIGTDRMARGIHIDGLRYVINYDMPPYVKTYIHRAGRTARAGESGSCYTFLRKHEVKTFDKMLKKADNASCNLHSLPEESIETLRPVFSSALKKLEESLESEAGKKSNSGDKIPSGSKRKRTNQK comes from the exons ATGGTGGCCATGGCGAGGAAGGACGAGGAAGAGGGGCCCGCGGACCGCGTGCCGCACCTGCCGTGGATGCGGTACCCCGTCGACATCGACGCCTTCTCCGGCTGCCCCGTCGCGAAGCTTCCCCGCCTCGACCCGAG ACTGGCAGAGGCTGTGCAGAGAATGGGAATCGAATCGTTTTTCCCTGTTCAAGAAGCAGCTTGGGTGGAAACGGTTGGTCCTGGTGCTTTTGAGAGGGATGTCTGTATTAACTCTCCAACTGGATCTGGAAAAACTCTTGCTTATGCCCTACCTATTGTGCAAATGCTCTCTACACGGAAAGTAAGGTGCTTGCGTGCACTGATTGTGCTTCCTACACGGGATTTAGCCTTGCAG GTTAAAGAGGTTTTTGATGCTATTGCTCCTGTGGTGGGCTTGTCAGTAGGTTCAGCAGTTGGTCAATCGTCTATAGCAGATGAAGTTTCCAATCTTGTCAGGAAGCCCAAACAAGAGCTTTACCCAACTATCGATGAAGAATATGTCAAAATGGAACCGCAAACTAAAGTTGATATATTGGTGGCAACTCCTGGAAGACTGATGGATCACATTAATATGACAAACGGTTTCAGTCTGGAGCATCTTCAGTACCTG GTCATTGATGAGACAGATAGGATGTTAAGAGAGGCTTACCAATCCTGGTTGCCAACAGTTATCCAACTTACACACTCAATTGGCCAAGATCGTTCCTGGCACGACACTGATGGGAAAACTCTACTTCATCCATTGACTACTATTAGAAGATT GGGTGTTGAGCGTGGGTTTAAAGGTAAATGCCATCCAAGATTAGCAAAGATAGTTTTGTCTGCTACACTGACTCAAGATCCTAGCAAGCTTTCTCAACTCGAGTTGCACCACCCCTTGTTGTTGAATAGTGGGAACAAGCGTTATAGAATTCCTACAAAACTTGAGTCCTACAAACTG ATCTGTAAATCAAACTTAAAGCCACTGTCTCTCATTGTTCTTCTCCAAGAGCTGCAAGGGAACAAGTGCTTAGTTTTTACCTCATCTGTAGAATCAAGCCACAGACTAAGCACGTTGCTGGGTTTTTTTGAAGACTTGCCCTTTAAATTTAGTGAATATTCACGATTGCAGCGAGAATCTACTCGAAG GAAGACACTGGAGGCCTTCAAGGAAGGGGAAATCGATGTTCTAATTGGTACCGATAGAATGGCTCGTGGAATACATATTGATGGTTTAAGATATGTTATCAATTATGATATGCCACCATATGTGAAAACATATATACATCGAGCGGGTCGGACTGCAAGAGCAGGGGAGTCTGGTTCCTGCTACACCTTTTTAAGAAAACATGAG GTTAAAACTTTTGACAAAATGCTCAAGAAGGCTGACAATGCTAGCTGCAATCTTCATTCATTGCCTGAGGAATCAATAGAAACACTTCGTCCAGTTTTCTCCAGTG CTCTGAAAAAACTGGAGGAGTCTCTGGAATCAGAAGCAGGAAAGAAATCTAATTCAGGAGATAAAATTCCAAGTGGTTCTAAACGAAAGAGAACAAACCAGAAGTGA
- the LOC117856828 gene encoding RNA polymerase II C-terminal domain phosphatase-like 4, translated as MVPAKSTGDERRRARGAGRAATARSRSLAVLRQTRAAERGHGAVGWVGLHSTGPQVHLVRAVRLRQCPSPPAHIHPWLRLPLEGRRRQQLARPLKRPRSFHSGVSTRPHPTDRWPDPQLPWPPPRWDDEDPAAAASARACSSKGKTATAHPGFVGGFCFRCGAKEEDAEGGAPPCPAHRGLSFLSGVKDGDAEGRAPPGGAPAVRRKIQESPAVTASATASIPRASDLETLLRARKLTLILDLDHTLLNSTGFRQLSPTEEINGFTRHARDDPSAGLFRLDGRTLRMLTKLRPFVRGFLEQASAMFEMHVYTLGGQDYARAVVKLLDPDGVYFGARIVSCDESTRQDMKNLDVVPGAEAVAVVIIDDSDYVWPEHKENLILMDRYLYFASSCRQFGYSVSSLAELRRDEREHDGSLAVMLEVLKRVHRGFFDSVLGGHCSDVREVIRAVRRDVLRGCTVAFSRVIPLEYVAGDHPIWKLAEQLGAVCAANADATVTHVVALDPGTEKARWARHNNKFLVNPNWVKAASFRWCRPNEQEFPVTRGR; from the coding sequence ATGGTGCCGGCGAAAAGCACTGGTGACgagaggcggcgcgcgcgcggggcaggGAGGGCTGCGACGGCGAGGAGTCGTTCGCTGGCGGTATTGCGGCAAACTAGGGCGGCTGAGCGGGGCCACGGTGCGGTGGGGTGGGTTGGGCTACATTCTACTGGGCCTCAGGTACACCTTGTGAGAGCTGTTAGGCTGCGGCAGTGCCCAAGCCCACCAGCTCATATCCATCCTTGGCTTCGGCTTCcactggaaggaagaaggcggcAACAATTGGCACGGCCGCTCAAACGCCCGCGCTCCTTTCATTCCGGCGTTTCGACCCGACCCCACCCCACCGACCGCTGGCCGGATCCCCAACTTCCCTGGCCGCCGCCTCGATGGGACGACgaggatcccgccgccgccgcctccgcaagAGCATGTTCAAGCAAGGGGAAAACGGCGACGGCGCACCCCGGATTCGTCGGCGGGTTCTGCTTCCGCTGCGGGGCCAAAGAGGAGGACGCTGAAGGAGGCGCCCCGCCCTGCCCCGCGCACCGCGGGCTCTCCTTCCTGAGCGGGGTGAAGGATGGGGATGCGGAAGGACGCGCGCCGCCTGGAGGAGCACCAGCAGTCAGGAGGAAGATCCAGGAGAGCCCGGCGGTTACGGCTTCAGCGACGGCGAGCATCCCGCGCGCGTCCGACCTGGAGACCCTCCTGCGCGCAAGGAAGCTGACCCTCATCCTCGACCTGGATCACACGCTGCTCAACTCGACGGGGTTCCGCCAGCTCTCCCCCACCGAGGAAATCAATGGGTTCACGCGGCACGCCAGGGATGATCCCAGCGCGGGCCTCTTCCGATTGGACGGCCGTACCCTCCGCATGCTCACCAAGCTGCGGCCATTCGTGCGAGGCTTCCTGGAGCAGGCGAGCGCCATGTTCGAAATGCACGTGTACACCCTTGGAGGTCAGGATTACGCGAGGGCGGTCGTCAAGCTGCTGGACCCGGACGGCGTCTACTTCGGCGCGAGGATCGTGTCGTGCGATGAATCGACCCGGCAGGACATGAAGAACCTCGACGTCGTCCCCGGCGCCGAGGCCGTCGCGGTGGTGATCATCGACGATTCGGACTATGTCTGGCCGGAGCACAAGGAGAACCTGATCCTGATGGACAGGTACCTCTACTTCGCATCCTCCTGCCGGCAGTTCGGCTACAGCGTGAGCTCCCTGGCGGAGCTGAGGCGGGACGAGAGGGAACACGACGGCTCGCTGGCCGTGATGCTGGAAGTCCTGAAGCGCGTCCACCGGGGGTTCTTCGACTCGGTCCTCGGCGGCCACTGCTCGGACGTCAGGGAGGTGATCAGGGCGGTGCGGCGCGACGTGCTGCGTGGCTGCACGGTGGCGTTCAGCCGGGTGATCCCCCTCGAGTACGTCGCCGGCGACCACCCCATCTGGAAGCTGGCCGAGCAGCTGGGTGCCGTCTGCGCAGCCAACGCCGACGCCACGGTCACCCATGTTGTCGCGCTGGATCCTGGAACTGAGAaggcgcggtgggcgcggcACAACAACAAGTTTCTCGTTAATCCGAACTGGGTCAAGGCGGCAAGTTTCCGGTGGTGCCGGCCGAACGAGCAAGAGTTCCCGGTCACCCGTGGACGTTGA